GCCACTGGCTGCGCGCAAATACGGCGGGCACGCCAATGCTGCCCGCGTACTGCGTAGCTACTGCTGGTGCATCGGAAGCGAGGTGCAGGGCTACAAGGCTCTGAAGCAACGCGGTAGTTACCAGCGGCTGGTCGCTGAGCAGCACCAGCACGCCGCTAACTTGCTCGTAGGCTGCATGCTGCTCCAGCGCTTGTAGGCCAACCCGCAGAGAACTCCCCATACCTAGGGCCGAATCGGGGTTGTGCGCGCTGATGATGGGCAAGCCGTGCACCTCGCTCAGCAGCGGCTCGTGCAAATGCCCGGTTACCAGCACCACAGGGGCGCAACCCGCCGCCACGGCCTGCTCCGCCACGCGGCGGAGCAGGGTAGTGCCTTGGTAGTTGAGCAACTGCTTGGGCCTGCCCATGCGCGATGAGCTGCCGGCTGCCAGAATGATGGCGGCTACTGACTGCGGCCCCCTAGGTGAAAACTCGCTCATAAGGATAGAGGAGGGGTGATGAAGAGCGGGTTTTGATTTTTGTAGCCCTAAGAACGTCATGCCGAGCTTGTCGAGGCATCTCGCGTGCTGTCGGCTGATACTAACCGCTCCCCTCTCTTTTGGAGAGGGGCTAGGGAGGGAGGTCCCGGCGTGATAAGGTCCTTCCTTCGTCAGGATGACAGTTAGTATCTGTCGTCAGTACGCCAGATGTCTCGCTTCGCTCGACATGACAGACGTTCCCTAAGTCGCCAGGATACCCTAAATCAACTTATCGGGCGTAATGGGCAGCTCCCGAATGCGCTTGCCGGTGGCGTTGAACACGGCGTTGGCAATGGCGGGGGCCACGCCGATGGTCGCAATTTCGCCGATGCCTTTGGTGCCCAGCGCGTTTACGTGCGGGTCGGGTTGGTTCACGAAGTACACCTCCACGGCGGGCGCGTCGGCGTGCACGGGCACGTGGTACTCGGCCAGGTCTTTGGTTACGTAACGGCCGAACCGGTCGTCTATCACGGCTGCCTCCATCAGGGCCATGCCGATGCCACCCACGGCGCCGCCTTTCATTTGGTTGCCGGCCGTTTTCTCGTTGATGATGGTGCCCGCATCGGCGCACGATACCAGCTTGCTCACCCGCACCTCGCCCGTAAGCTGGTGCACCCGCACCTGAGCAAAATGCACCGAGAACGAGTACATCGAGTACTCCCGGCCCTTGTCGCTGGGCTTCGACTCGACGGTTACGGCCTGCCCGCCCGCTTGCTTCACCAGGTCGGCGTAGGTAGCGCGGGCGGTAGCGTTGCCAGCCAGCGTCAGGTAGCCATCGGCAAACGTCACGTCTTCCTTGCGGGCCGCGGCAAAGGCACCGTTGCTGGCCGCTGCCAACTCGCGCAGCTTATCCTTGAGGGCCAGGCAAGCTTCCTGCACAGCCGGGCCTACTGTATTCACAATGGCCGAGCCGCCCTGCGTTGGCGCCCTTGCAAAGTCGGAATTGCCCCACTCAAACCGAACCTTCGCCGGGGCTACGCCCAGCGTGTCGGCGGCAATCTGGGTCATGGCCGTGCCGGTGCCCGGGCCAATGTCCGTTACGGCGCTCTGCAGCAGCACGGTGCCATCGGCCAACAGCTTAGCGGTAGCTTTGGACGTGCCGCGGTGCGCCCCGAAAGTGCCCACACCCATACCGTAGCCGATCAGCCAGTCGCCCTCGCGCAAGGAGCCAGGCTTGAGCTGGCGCTTGTTCCAGCCGATGCGCTCGGCACCGGCCTGGTAGCACTCCTTCAGAAACTTGCTCGACCAGGGCTTGCCGTTTTCGGGGTCTTTTTCGGTGTAGTTGCGCAGCCGAAACTCCAATGGGTCGAGGTTCAGCAGGTAAGCCATTTCGTCCATGGCCGACTCCAGGGCAAAAGCGCCGGTAGCCTCGCCGGGGCCGCGCATCCAAATGGGCGAGCCGATATCGAGCGCCGCCAGCCGGTAGCGCGTCGTCAGGTTCGGCGACTCGTACATCATGCGCGTCTGGCCCAGCGTCGCTTCGGTAAACTCTTCGTAAGTCGACGTCTGCCCAATGGCCTCGTGGGTGATGGCCGTGATTTTGCCATCTGGCGAAGCACTCATCCCGATTTTCTGCCAGGTGTGAGGCCGGTAGCCCACCATCGTAAACATCTGCTCGCGGGTGAGCATCAGCTTTACCGGCCGGTTTACCACCTTGGCCGCGATAATGGCGGCCGACTCGTGCGGCCAGCTGTGCAGGCCGTTGCCGAAGGCGCCGCCCACGTAGGTGGCAATCACCTTTACGTTCTCCTCGGGCAGGCCCCATTCGCGGGCAAAGTCGCGGCGGGTGGCCATGGTGCCCTGAGTTTTATCGTAAAGGGTGAGCCGGTCGGGAGCTTCCCAGTGCGCCGTGATGGACTGCATCTCGATGGGGTGGTGCACTTCCGTCGGAATCACGTACTCGGCTTCGAGTTTTAGCGCGCCGGTTTTATAAGCGTCTACTTGGCCGCGCTGGTAATCAGCCACTGGCGACTTGGGATTCTTCTTGGCTTGGGTGGGCAGAAAGGCGTTTGGCTTGTTGGCCTCCAGGTTGGTCTGGTGCGCTTCCTGCGCGTACTGCGCCTTCACCAAACGCGCCGCGTAGCGGGCCCGCTCCCACGAATCGGCCACCACTACGGCAATGGGCTGGTCGTTGAAGCGGATTTTGTCGTCGGTAAACACGCGCAGGGCGCTGCCTACCGTTTGCGGCTGCGAGGGGTCTTTACCTACCGGCTTGTGGCCGGGCAGCTTAGGTCCGTTCTGGTGGGTAATTACCGCCAGCACGCCGGGGGCGCGCTCGGCGGCTTTTGTGTCGATGCTGGTAAGGCGCCCTTTGGCAATGGTGCTGCCCACCAGCACGGCATAGGCCATGTTGGGCAGTTCGTACTCGGCCGAGTACTTGGCGGCACCGGTCACTTTCTGCCGGCCGTCTACCCGATTCATCGGGGCTCCGATTTGCTTCTGAGGTGTATTCATCGGGAATCGGGGGTTAGGCAGCAGCAGCGTTTTTCAGGGCCTGCACAATGGAGTTCGGGGCCAGCTTCAGCTTGTAAGCGTTGTGCTTAAAGGCCTTGGCGCCGCGCATGGCAACCTCGGCCGCCTGCCGAAACGTCTCTTCGGTGGCAGGCTTACCAACCAAAGCCTTTTCAGCTTCGGTCAGCCGCCAGGGCTTGTGCGCCACGCCGCCCATAGCCAGGCGCGCATCTTTAATGGTGTTGCCATCGAGCTGCAACGCCGCTGCCACCGACACCAGCGCGAAAGCGTAGGAAGCCCGTTCGCGCACTTTTAGGTAATGCACATTGCGGGTGAAGACGTTGTCGGGCACCTCCACGGCCGTTATCAGCTCGCCGGCACCTAGGGTGGTATCCAGTTCGGGCTGGTCACCAGGCAGGCGGTGCAGGTCGGTGAAGGGAATGCGCCGGTCGCCTTTGGGGCCGCTGATGAGCACGGTGGCATCGAGCGCGGCCAGGGCCACGCTCATATCGGAGGGGTGCACGGCAATGCACTTGTCGGAGAAGCCGAAAATGGCGTGCATGCGGTTGAAGCCCTCCAAGGCGCCGCAGCCCGAGCCCGGCTCGCGCTTGTTGCAGGGCATGGTGGTGTCGTAGAAGTAGTAACAGCGGGTGCGCTGCAGCATGTTGCCGCCCACAGTAGCCATGTTGCGCAGCTGCGCCGAGGCACCGGCATTCAGGGCCTGGGCCAGCAGGGGCAGCTTTTCGAGCACCAGCTTGTCTTCGGCCACGGCACCGTTCAGCGCCAGTGCTCCAATGCGGATGCTGCCGTTTTCGCGTTCGATCTTGTCGAGCGGGAGCTTGTTGATGTCGACGAGCTTCTGCGGCGTCATCACCCCACGCTTCATCAGGTCGAGCAGGTTGGTGCCGCCGGCAATGAACTGCGCGTTTGCGTCGCGGGCCAGGGCATCGATGGCCGCCTTCTGCTTGGTGGCCCGCACGTATTGGAACTGGTTCATGAGGAGGGAATTAATAATTATTAATTCTTAATTATTAATTGAAATCAGACCCGCTGACCTCCGTTTTTGACTTCCTGAATGGCCGCTACAATGTTGGTATAGGCCCCGCACCGGCAGATGTTGCCGCTCATGTACTCGCGTATTTCGCCCTCCGAATTGGCGTGCCCCTCGCGGATGCACGCCACGCCCGACATGATTTGCCCCGAGGTGCAGTAGCCGCACTGAAAGCCATCGTGCTTGATGAAGGCCTCCTGCATGGGGTGCAGCTTGTCGCCGTCGGCCAGGCCTTCGATGGTGGTAACTTCCTTGCCGTCCTGCATCACGGCCAGCGTCAGGCAGCTGTTAATGCGCTTGCCATCGACGTGCACGGTGCAGGCGCCGCACTGGCCGTAGTCGCAGCCTTTTTTGGTGCCCGTGAGGTTCAGCTGTTCGCGCAGCAAATCGAGCAGGGTAGTGCGGGGCTCCACTTGCAGCTTGTAGCGCTTGCCGTTCACGGAGAGCTTCAGCGGCACCTTCTCGAACGCCGCGGCCACTTTCTCGTCGAACTCGGCTACGGCGGCGCGCACCACGGGGCCGGGCGTAAAAGCCAGCGCCGTAAGCAGAGAGGATTGTTTCAGGAAAGTGCGGCGGGCCTGGCTGTGCTCGTCGTGGTCGAGCGAAAGTCCTGGTTGTTCGTCTGCCATGTTGGTATCGGAGTATCCCGCACTGGCCAGGCCAGTAGGGTAGT
The sequence above is drawn from the Hymenobacter sp. YIM 151858-1 genome and encodes:
- a CDS encoding xanthine dehydrogenase family protein molybdopterin-binding subunit, whose amino-acid sequence is MNTPQKQIGAPMNRVDGRQKVTGAAKYSAEYELPNMAYAVLVGSTIAKGRLTSIDTKAAERAPGVLAVITHQNGPKLPGHKPVGKDPSQPQTVGSALRVFTDDKIRFNDQPIAVVVADSWERARYAARLVKAQYAQEAHQTNLEANKPNAFLPTQAKKNPKSPVADYQRGQVDAYKTGALKLEAEYVIPTEVHHPIEMQSITAHWEAPDRLTLYDKTQGTMATRRDFAREWGLPEENVKVIATYVGGAFGNGLHSWPHESAAIIAAKVVNRPVKLMLTREQMFTMVGYRPHTWQKIGMSASPDGKITAITHEAIGQTSTYEEFTEATLGQTRMMYESPNLTTRYRLAALDIGSPIWMRGPGEATGAFALESAMDEMAYLLNLDPLEFRLRNYTEKDPENGKPWSSKFLKECYQAGAERIGWNKRQLKPGSLREGDWLIGYGMGVGTFGAHRGTSKATAKLLADGTVLLQSAVTDIGPGTGTAMTQIAADTLGVAPAKVRFEWGNSDFARAPTQGGSAIVNTVGPAVQEACLALKDKLRELAAASNGAFAAARKEDVTFADGYLTLAGNATARATYADLVKQAGGQAVTVESKPSDKGREYSMYSFSVHFAQVRVHQLTGEVRVSKLVSCADAGTIINEKTAGNQMKGGAVGGIGMALMEAAVIDDRFGRYVTKDLAEYHVPVHADAPAVEVYFVNQPDPHVNALGTKGIGEIATIGVAPAIANAVFNATGKRIRELPITPDKLI
- a CDS encoding (2Fe-2S)-binding protein — protein: MADEQPGLSLDHDEHSQARRTFLKQSSLLTALAFTPGPVVRAAVAEFDEKVAAAFEKVPLKLSVNGKRYKLQVEPRTTLLDLLREQLNLTGTKKGCDYGQCGACTVHVDGKRINSCLTLAVMQDGKEVTTIEGLADGDKLHPMQEAFIKHDGFQCGYCTSGQIMSGVACIREGHANSEGEIREYMSGNICRCGAYTNIVAAIQEVKNGGQRV
- a CDS encoding nucleotidyltransferase family protein; amino-acid sequence: MSEFSPRGPQSVAAIILAAGSSSRMGRPKQLLNYQGTTLLRRVAEQAVAAGCAPVVLVTGHLHEPLLSEVHGLPIISAHNPDSALGMGSSLRVGLQALEQHAAYEQVSGVLVLLSDQPLVTTALLQSLVALHLASDAPAVATQYAGSIGVPAVFARSQWQTLTDLPPQQGAKKLLEHLGSAVQTIDFAPAALDIDTPEQYAELLARS
- a CDS encoding FAD binding domain-containing protein; the encoded protein is MNQFQYVRATKQKAAIDALARDANAQFIAGGTNLLDLMKRGVMTPQKLVDINKLPLDKIERENGSIRIGALALNGAVAEDKLVLEKLPLLAQALNAGASAQLRNMATVGGNMLQRTRCYYFYDTTMPCNKREPGSGCGALEGFNRMHAIFGFSDKCIAVHPSDMSVALAALDATVLISGPKGDRRIPFTDLHRLPGDQPELDTTLGAGELITAVEVPDNVFTRNVHYLKVRERASYAFALVSVAAALQLDGNTIKDARLAMGGVAHKPWRLTEAEKALVGKPATEETFRQAAEVAMRGAKAFKHNAYKLKLAPNSIVQALKNAAAA